In a single window of the Ruminococcus albus 7 = DSM 20455 genome:
- the hpt gene encoding hypoxanthine phosphoribosyltransferase → MQITNMPEFHKHIKRVIISEEELRDAVQKTGEIISMEYKDKPLLLVSILKGAYVFLADLSRAITIPHEIGFMAAKSYFESTESSGTVDITLDLKQDISKYHVVIVEDIIDTGRTLSKVKEYLESKGPLSLKIITMLDKPERRLVKLQSDYSLFTIPDYFVIGYGLDYGEYYRNLPCIAEFEEGE, encoded by the coding sequence ATGCAGATAACCAATATGCCTGAATTCCATAAGCATATAAAAAGAGTTATAATCTCCGAGGAGGAGCTGAGGGATGCTGTTCAGAAGACAGGCGAGATAATCAGTATGGAGTATAAAGACAAGCCTCTGCTGCTTGTAAGTATACTCAAAGGTGCCTATGTGTTCCTTGCAGACCTAAGCCGCGCCATAACCATACCGCATGAGATAGGTTTTATGGCGGCGAAAAGCTATTTTGAAAGCACTGAAAGCTCGGGCACTGTGGATATAACCCTAGATCTCAAGCAGGATATCAGCAAGTATCACGTTGTGATAGTTGAAGATATAATCGACACCGGAAGGACTCTCAGCAAGGTAAAGGAGTACCTTGAAAGCAAGGGACCTTTATCCCTTAAAATAATCACTATGCTTGATAAGCCCGAAAGAAGACTGGTAAAACTGCAGTCGGATTATTCACTGTTTACTATACCCGATTATTTCGTTATAGGTTATGGTCTTGATTACGGCGAGTATTACCGCAATCTGCCGTGTATAGCTGAATTTGAGGAGGGCGAATGA
- a CDS encoding phosphoribosyltransferase family protein, which yields METYTLKVAGLTRELPICAASEKLDIAAFIMFSDVEMTVEAAAELLKKAPDFDVIITAESKGIPLAYEAARQSGKNYVVARKSVKLYMTDPISVQVKSITTAAVQTLYLSQEDVARLKGKRVLILDDVISTGESLTAVEELVREAGGNIVGAGAVLAEGDAADRTDIFFLEKLPLFFK from the coding sequence ATGGAAACATATACATTGAAGGTGGCAGGTCTTACAAGAGAACTGCCTATATGCGCTGCAAGCGAGAAACTGGACATAGCTGCATTCATCATGTTCTCTGATGTGGAGATGACTGTTGAGGCTGCTGCGGAGCTGCTGAAAAAAGCTCCCGATTTTGATGTTATCATCACAGCCGAATCAAAAGGCATACCGCTGGCTTATGAGGCAGCAAGACAGTCTGGAAAGAATTATGTGGTAGCAAGAAAATCAGTAAAGCTGTACATGACAGATCCTATATCGGTACAGGTGAAGTCCATAACCACAGCGGCTGTGCAGACACTTTATCTTTCACAGGAAGATGTGGCAAGGCTGAAGGGCAAGCGCGTGCTTATACTTGATGATGTTATAAGCACAGGAGAATCTCTCACTGCAGTGGAAGAACTTGTCAGGGAAGCAGGCGGAAACATAGTTGGTGCAGGTGCTGTGCTGGCTGAGGGCGATGCTGCTGACAGGACAGATATCTTTTTCCTTGAAAAGCTCCCGCTGTTCTTCAAATAA
- a CDS encoding NCS2 family permease encodes MGSKEVQTVTETGALGKFFKLNARGTDVRTEVMAGLTTFMTMAYILAVNPSVLSAAGMDSTAVLLATCLASFIGTMCMGLLANLPFALSAGMGLNAFMAYTVCGSMGYSWQVALLAVFIEGVIFIVLSATKVREAIFDCIPLSLKKAVSVGIGLFIAFIGLQNSKLVVGGATLVEMVDFRQEFTTRGICALLTVIGTAAMAILYIKKVPGSILIGIFGTWILGMICQGIGLYVPDNENWFSLFPSFTMTDFSALGKTFGQCFNVDMNSVGIFNFIVVVFSFLFVDLFDTLGTLIGVASKADMLDKDGKLQAIRPALMADAVATTGGAVLGTSTTTTFVESAAGVGAGGRTGLTAVTTAVLFLASMLFAPVFIAIPSFATAPALIVVGFLMFSSITDIRFDADNYTEALPAYFCILAMPLFYSIAEGIAVGVMSYVVINLFCGKAKKINPIMYVLSVLFVLKYIFL; translated from the coding sequence ATGGGCAGCAAGGAAGTACAGACCGTGACCGAAACAGGTGCGCTTGGAAAATTCTTCAAGCTGAATGCACGCGGCACAGATGTCCGCACAGAGGTAATGGCAGGTCTAACCACATTTATGACTATGGCATATATCCTTGCGGTGAACCCCAGTGTGCTTTCAGCGGCGGGCATGGACAGCACTGCTGTATTGCTGGCTACCTGTCTTGCATCCTTTATCGGAACTATGTGCATGGGACTTTTGGCGAATCTGCCTTTTGCCTTGTCGGCAGGCATGGGACTGAATGCATTCATGGCATACACTGTATGCGGCTCTATGGGATATTCCTGGCAGGTGGCACTGCTGGCTGTATTCATCGAGGGTGTGATATTTATAGTCCTCTCCGCTACCAAGGTAAGAGAAGCTATATTTGACTGTATACCGTTATCACTGAAAAAAGCGGTATCTGTAGGTATAGGTCTGTTCATAGCCTTTATAGGACTTCAGAACTCAAAGCTGGTAGTTGGCGGCGCGACACTGGTGGAGATGGTGGATTTCAGACAGGAATTCACAACACGGGGGATATGCGCACTGCTGACAGTCATAGGTACTGCCGCCATGGCGATACTCTATATCAAAAAGGTGCCCGGTTCCATACTTATAGGTATATTCGGAACGTGGATACTTGGTATGATATGCCAGGGCATCGGGCTTTACGTGCCTGATAATGAGAACTGGTTCTCATTGTTTCCAAGCTTTACTATGACAGATTTTTCGGCATTGGGCAAGACCTTCGGACAGTGCTTTAATGTTGATATGAACAGTGTGGGTATATTCAATTTCATAGTGGTAGTATTCTCATTCCTGTTCGTTGACCTGTTCGATACACTGGGTACTCTCATTGGTGTGGCTTCAAAGGCTGATATGCTTGACAAGGACGGCAAGCTGCAGGCGATACGTCCAGCACTTATGGCTGATGCTGTTGCAACTACTGGCGGTGCTGTACTGGGTACTTCCACCACAACTACTTTTGTTGAATCCGCAGCAGGTGTTGGTGCAGGCGGAAGAACGGGACTTACAGCGGTGACTACTGCAGTACTGTTTCTGGCATCCATGCTGTTTGCGCCTGTATTCATAGCGATACCATCCTTTGCCACCGCACCGGCGCTCATCGTTGTAGGTTTCCTGATGTTCAGCTCGATAACCGATATCAGGTTCGATGCGGATAACTACACTGAGGCTCTGCCTGCTTATTTCTGCATACTGGCTATGCCATTGTTCTACAGTATAGCTGAGGGTATCGCTGTTGGTGTTATGTCTTACGTGGTAATAAATCTCTTCTGCGGAAAGGCTAAGAAAATAAATCCGATAATGTATGTGTTGTCGGTACTGTTCGTGCTGAAATATATCTTCCTGTAA